The sequence GGCCGCCTCGTCCAACGCGCGTAGCGCGGCATCGCTAAGTGCCAGATTTGATTTCGGTTTCGGCTGCTGGTGCGGCATCCATCCGACTTGAACCTGCCAGCGGATTGCGTTAACTTGCAGGCCATTTTCGGCCAAGCGCATCCTGATGCGCGCTTCCATCTGCCGCAGCTTGGCCACCAGCGCCTGGCTGCGCGCGGTGACCACCAGGCAATCCCCGTCCACGCCCACCACACTGGTCAGGTTCTCCAGCCCGGCCGGCAGGGCGTCCTGCCATTGCTGCTCGATCCTGCGCTGGGCGTTCGCCAGGCGGTTCAGGCGCATCAGCTCGGGCGAGCTCAGCAGGGACTTGAAGGGGCGGGTGCTCATGGGGGCGCGTGCAAGGCACGACGAGGAGTCGGCAGACATGAACATTATTCTGGTTTCCAACCGCCTCTCCAAGGCGGTCACGCTCGGACCGCGCCACCTGTGGCTGGTCGGCGCGCTGCTGGGCCTGGCGCTGCTGGGCCTCGCCACGCTGGCCAGCTGGGCCACCTACACGCTGACCAAGCCGTTCGGCATCCAGCTGCCGGCGCTGCCGGGCACCTCGGCCGCGCAGCAGCGCCAGATCGACACGCTGGCGGTCAAGCTCGGCCAGATGCAGGCGCAGCTGGTGCGGCTCGACGGCCTGACCCGCCGCGTGTCGGAACAGACCGGCATCGACGCCAAGCCCTTCCTCAGCAGCTCGGCCGCACCGCAGGGCGGCGCCGTGTCGCGGCTGCCCGAGCGCGCGCTGGACTTCAAGACGCTGGCCGGCCAGGTCGGCCTGACCGATCGCCGCATCGAGGACGCCATCGACCAGTACGGCCTGATCGACACCGTGCTGACCCAGCGGAAGCTCAACACCTTCCAGGCGCCGGCCAACCTGCCGACCGCGGCCGGCGTGCGCTCCTCGCTGTACGGCTGGCGCATCGATCCGTTCTCGGGCCGGCAGACCTTCCACGAAGGCATCGACTTCGTCGGCGACATCGGCACGCCGATCTACGCCGCCGCCGGCGGCCGGGTGCTGCGGGCGGAGCGCCATCCCGAGTATGGTAATATGCTCGAGATCGACCACGGCAACGGCATCACCAGCCGCTATGCGCATGCTTCGCAGCTGCTGGTGAAGGAAGGCGACCGCGTGACGACCGGACAGCAGGTGGCCCTCTTGGGCAACAGCGGGCGTTCGACCGGCCCCCATCTGCATTTCGAGATTCGTTACAAGGACGTGCCGCAGAATCCGCTCTACTTCCTGCGGCTGGCGCATGCGCCGACCACCGTGCAAGTGGCCGCCGATTGAGCGTTGTTGAATTTGCCGGGTGCGTCCCCATATGTAGCGGACGAGTCGGCCAGCATTGAGCGACACGGCGGATCGGGATACCCGGTCCGCCGTGTTTTTGTGTACCTGCGCGCTGCCAGCGCGGACCAAACTGAAATTCGAAGGGCCCACAAGGCCGTCTGGAAACACGATGATCGCTTCTCTCCTGAAGAAAGTATTCGGTAGCCGCAACGACCGGTTGCTCAAGCAGTACGGCACCGTGGTGCGCCAGGTCAACGCGCTGGAAAGCCAGATGCAGGGCCTGTCGGACGCCTCGCTGCAGGCCAAGACCGAGGAATTCAGGCAG is a genomic window of Chitinimonas koreensis containing:
- a CDS encoding M23 family metallopeptidase gives rise to the protein MNIILVSNRLSKAVTLGPRHLWLVGALLGLALLGLATLASWATYTLTKPFGIQLPALPGTSAAQQRQIDTLAVKLGQMQAQLVRLDGLTRRVSEQTGIDAKPFLSSSAAPQGGAVSRLPERALDFKTLAGQVGLTDRRIEDAIDQYGLIDTVLTQRKLNTFQAPANLPTAAGVRSSLYGWRIDPFSGRQTFHEGIDFVGDIGTPIYAAAGGRVLRAERHPEYGNMLEIDHGNGITSRYAHASQLLVKEGDRVTTGQQVALLGNSGRSTGPHLHFEIRYKDVPQNPLYFLRLAHAPTTVQVAAD
- a CDS encoding DciA family protein codes for the protein MSTRPFKSLLSSPELMRLNRLANAQRRIEQQWQDALPAGLENLTSVVGVDGDCLVVTARSQALVAKLRQMEARIRMRLAENGLQVNAIRWQVQVGWMPHQQPKPKSNLALSDAALRALDEAATTLPPSPLRDALAAMVAKRRG